The DNA segment TGTGTTATCTCCATTTGTAATGATATTACAGATCACCATATTTGACAAATCTAATCCATTATTGAATATTCAAATCCAAAAATTtagaattttgtaacagaaaTTGATGACCCAAATTTTTCAAGCAAtggttaattattttaataaatttccacaaaagttaaaaataatcaaaatgtGTTCTTACAACACAACAACAAAAAAACGTTTTAATCTTAAACTAATTGAGTACATTAATCCTTTTCGTTATTTAATTCTGCCAAATACTAAGTCCTCATCAATATTCAAAATTTGTAATTCCTTTAATATTACTTCCTTCAAACATCACTACAGATCTCCtattttcctttctctctctaatatgaataaataattttttttcctccAATTTATCCCTAACACATGCATATGTAATTTGCACTTCATATGTAAACATGTAACCTGAATTATTTTCCCAAgcataagttaaaaaaataataattttatctgtTTTTGTTTTTGTGCATTGCTCTTCTTGTACCCCCTGCagattaattacttaattaatgtGGCAACCTATTCGAGAAGCAGAGAAATACAATTAATATATCCTTCCCAGTTCGTTATACATCCCTTTCATGTCAAATATGCTGAGGATCGCTGCCATTGACTTGTAGCTAGACTTCACATTTTTTCTAACTTCTCCAGCCCAGAAAGTTATTTTGTATAAAATAGTGTAGCTTCAAAGATTTCAATCaagctatttatttatttatttttaaatctgATCATGTAGTAAATTATTTATTCAATGAATTCAATCTGTTTGATTCATTATAATTTATtggatgatatatatatatatatatatatatatatatatatatatatatatatatatatatatatattgattttttagataaaaataaaaataaaaataaataaaagtttatagtaattaaaaacatggaACTCCAATTGGTATTTTTTTGGctcaataaaataatataaaattaattattagaaaaaaaatattagtattatattttttaaaatgttatGAATTTTTAGAATTTAACTTGTGAAGCTGTACGTGGAGAATTCAATTACGAAAAGGGATTTCTCTTCTTTTTAGGATTTTTGGTCCCGATGATGGAGTTCGTGTTTGTGTTCTTCAGCATCTAGAGCGTAGGCGTTAGGCTTGTCCCATGAAGAAGACGATGCTGTTGTGTTGTTATTGCCACTATATATTGTTTCTCTATCGTGCAAAATTCGGTAACTACACGGAGTGTTTACGAGTAATGAGCGAATATTGTTTCTACAATAAatgtattaaatattaaattataaagtaattataattacaattatttagaccatcaatttataaaaaaatagaaattaaatctaattatatgaaataaaatttaaaataattaattaaacttaataTCAATGAATAAAAACATTCTAAAATTAAAGGTTTATATTTATCCAATTCATTcgggaaattaattttaaattattttaaattctcTCTTAAAGTActcaaattgtattttaatcaatttaaactttaTTTTCATCACGATAAGATAAATTAAAATCTATTATGTTTCTTAATTAATTGTTAAATGCACATAAAATTTAAGTCTTTATATCAAAAACCCTAAATTTAAAATCttgtttattttaatattaatattcacattttagtcctttaattaatatctaaaattaatattaagtGCAGCTCAAGAAATAGCATTCATTAAGAGCACAAGatattaaatcaaagaataaaatatctaatttattaaataaaatcaaatcaaatctatAACTCAATAAAAAGTGCTACATTCCTAATCCTATAATAAAAAAACTACTCAcacattatgaattttacaatcaagtttataaaataataaaaaaaagaaaagaaaatagaatgaaAAAACTCAAATGGAGAATTATAACCTTATGCTTTTGGAACTTGAGCTGAAATTTCCTCTAAAAATCTTGCCAATCCTATCTTTTCATTTGCCTCTCCCAAAGGTAATGCGtctcttaaaaataaaaaagtttctAGTAAAACTGACTCCATTATTCATATGTGATGAAAAACTCTTATTTTAGAGTCCCAAAAACCTTAAAAATCCTTTAGGAAAGAATTAGAATAGAGTGAAGTTGTGTCTGGAATTCTACCTCCAAGTCACTGCGCGATCcatataattattttagttaacACGGGTTTGCTCTGTGTAACTTCCTGTTCCTTAAATTTTCAAAGTTTCTTGAGCACAAAGGATTATGCAAGGCAAAATAAATTACACGAGTCTAATTATATGGATTGTgtaagttaaaatttttaagaattaatttaTATGGGCCATATAATTTGTTACACACCCAAGgtaatttttaatgaattctaAAGCTATGTTTTAATCCTTTTGACTTTTTTCTAATCCTTTTTATGCCTTTCCAGACTATGAAAGTATATTTAATAAAGTTTAAAAATATGGGATCAAactcaatttaaataaatttcaaaaaataattaaaattatataaaaataaaataataaataattaaatatcaacaaaatgtaatgaaaataatttttaaatgacTATATGATGTGGCTATATCATTCTCTCAAAGCTTGTGAAATTAGTGGTTTTGCACTCTGATATTGGGTTTggtgaaattattgaaaaattctACTTAATCAATAGTTTTATGTTTGGTTTTTGGTCCATAATTTTGTAACTGTTATGAGTTTTATGTGTGAGAATAGCGTTTGGTTTGCGATAATttgtaagaaaatgaaaaaaaaaaaatgcagacCTTGAATATCAGAGTCAATTCACATGGTTTTATCCAGACTCAGCAAACCATGTAGAGAGGAAAGAGCTCTATTGATTAATGCATTAATTGTACATCAGTAGAACACGGCATCTTCGAGCTACTGGAAAAAAGAGATTTGGATTATCTCCTTTTCTAATTAATGATATTACGGGTCACCGTCTTTGACAAATCCAGTCCATTATTCAACATTCAAATCCGTAAATTAGAATTTTATAACAGAAATTAATtacttatattttaattatattgataATTATCATGAGATCTAAAAATAATCAAAATAGGTTGTTACAATAATATGATAATAACTAAATctcttaaatttataaattttttcgtTTTCACttgtatttcttttaatttattatatttctgTGCTCTTCTTAATCAACcctctaatttatttttatcttatcTAAAATTTAGAGAAAGTAAAACATATTAcagttaaaaataaaaatgactttaatataacatataatttttcagttaaaaataaaaataaataaaagtttataagaattaaaaatacaattataTTTTCATTTAACTCAAACTGAAAAAAGTAATGGACAGAAACATatgaaatttaatataatttttcagtcttttttttttgttaaatgttTATAAGGTTCCCTCTACTTATGCTAAATATGCAATTGAGcccttcatattttattttattttgttcaacTGAGTACATAACTTTTATTTTATGTTCAGTGAACCCTTTGAGCAATaacataatataataattaattattagacaagaattatttttgtaattttaataaaattttatgaattttcagaataaaaatggagagaaattaaaagagaagaatatAGAAAATTTAGAGAGTGAAAAAAATCTATCACAATtaaagaattttattttattttatttttatcaatcaATCTCATACAAGAGAAATTCCAACTTTCCAAGCCAAACCCGCTTTTGCACATTGgttgaataaaattatttatcacAATTCACAAGTTATTGCAGTAGCCAATTAATAAAGCATTAATTGgcctttatttattataattgacTTAACATACATCCAACCCAATGTTATTAATTAGTGTATTAATGATCCATAATGGGGAATAGAGGGTTGACTTGGGTATCTCCACAATCAACAAATTGGTAGTTCACTGTAAGATGACCTCGTTCATATCCTTTCCCATCTGTGTCCAGTTGACGGAAAACATTCACGTCCAAATCTAGTCCTCCATTACTACACTGATCCACAATCCTCACTGTCGTTTTAGCTCCAGTCCCTGTATTTGTCACCTACATATAGAATTAGATCCATATTAACATTGCGAAATTAAGGTTAATTAAGCTAATTATTCGGATGAGACAAAAGGTGAGAAAACCATTATGATTTTCTTACACTCAAGCACTTTCCACAGGAGGGTTGGCCGTGTGCTCCGACGGGACCGCAGAATGCAGTCCAGCCATACTTGCTCCGCCATGAATATGGCTTGTTAGCATCCCATGTAGAGCAATATGCACTTGCGGCATTCAAGTCCCATCCATGATCCTGTGAATTATACAAATGGTACGTCGCAAGAACGTTGGAAGCACTTCCACCACCAACACCTTCGCCGCTGTCTTTGCAATTGCTTTGGCAGTTATGATCAGGTGAACAATATTCATCAGTGGAGCCACACCACCCCCACTGGCTACAACATAGGTTATTGGGGCAGAGCTTGCCACCTGCTTGCCGACCACATTGCTCAGCAATTGCAACACCTGTTAAACATAATAAAACAACCATACATATATTCATAACTCTTCCCATTTCTTCCCAATTCTTGATTTTCTGGTTTGCAAATGATATGATGATGAGCTAAGCTCACTTGGCTTTATTTATAGCAGAGAGATATGTGGCTAAGGTGTTTATCTTGGgatgtaaaaagaaataatatatataagaaAGCATGTGGGGAAATGGCCATGAGAAGAAATCAGCTTGGTCAACAAAAGTGGCCATTGTGTGCCACCGCCAAGTTGCAATGTGAATTGAGCGgtggcatttaaaaaaaaaatcaatataaagTTAATTAAAAGAGGAAAACATCACATAATATAAAGTTAATTATTCAAATATGATATTTGATGcaacaaaatttcaaattttatttatccAAAAAAAAATATACATTTACTCTTAAAttctgaattatatatatatatatatatatatatatatatatatatatatatatatatatgaataaaatataatataataaaaatttcaaaataaatatataaatgagtTGAAAATTACATGCAtgcaaaaaaattaattttatttcatttatacaTAAATTTTCCTTTATAAAAATGTGAATCATTAAAGCACGTATATttacttataaatatttaaataatctgAAATAGTTACATTATTTTGTTTTATGCAACGAAAATATCAGTTTAAAAAATAAGGTTGAACTTTATTTAAAGTGAAAATCATTTTGAGAAAATGAAATAGTTCTAACTCTATCTATCTAAAGATTAGTTTAAGAGAACaattgaaaatatttttctaaattttatatttaatataaatattttattataaactaATGAGAGATAATACATCACTTCACATTCAAGTACCAAAATTTGCAAaacaaatatatttataattcaatattaAAGCAgagtagataaaaaaaaatagattaatttaatttcaattcaaaaattaatttaagagaatgAGAActgtaaaaaatttatatttaatataaacacCTTTCACTAAACCTAACGTAGAAAAAAAGTAAATCAAAATAATCTATTCcattaaaaacttaaaaaaaaataaatatatattataaattaataaatcagATGATCGAGTCTCACACACGATTCTAGCAAGTTTTGATTGAAACTCacatttgaatttttataatcCTGTAAGGTTTCAAACTAAActgaaaattcatatggaaataaaaacaaaaattaactGTTATTGTAACAATCGAATgaatttatatctgttattttggtttaattttaatttttcatcgaGAACTAAAtcgaaattataataaattaaaaaactaatttatatataatttttaaatatatttaataatttgaataaaattatgCATGTTTATATATAATTaggaatatatataaaataaatttttatctttaattataagtgtatataatttaatattatattttgttttctaactttttaaaataattttaattttaaatacattaaattatcttataatctttaattatataACTAAATCACAGTCATATAATGCACTTTTTAATTCTTATTATATATGtatcttttaattaaaaattatataattaaaaaatacttaaaagataagattattaatattattattttaatgttcatattattatttttattatctttttgatattaaaattttaagattatattatattttatattttaaaatgaaaACAGGAATATTGTAATTTAAGGTGtaaaaaattaagatttaaaatGAAATTAGAATTAAATTTGAAACTAAAGTAGAACCATATCAAAATTCTATTTCTAAAGccctatttataattaatatatatagaaaaaaataaaatataatttaaaatgttaCAATCAAAACCTTAATTAGCTAAAGAATTTCAAAAcccaagtaattttttttttcattttatgatttatctcaattatttttttctgataaaattgatttgaaatttcaATTATATTATTGTTTGACATATAACTTCCATTTGTATAATGAAAAAATTTGCTATACGTTGGAATTAATTTAAATACAATTCATACATCAAGTTTCATTATTTTTGcacaaaattaaacaaaaaaacatTATACCCTATGATAACTTtattctttttttatatatatatatttcataggTATCTCTGGGTTAATGGATCAGGATTAATTATATTCGCATTGAATACTCTGATCTTACTTAAAAGATAAAAGTATCTAACCAATCATACTAAATACATATCAGTGAtaactttattttctttaatgCTGTATTTACAAAAtattgtgaaaatttttaaaaacaaaACTACAGGAGAGTTTGAAttcaaatttctaaatttttttaatattttaattataacattttattttttttattatccgGCGCGGAAATAAATAATTTTgcttgtttaattttattttttatttaatttgaaaattcttaaaatattaaaataattattgggtgaATTAACAAAAACCAAGCACATGGACCAACGTGTATATTGATTAGCAATAGTAACTTCATGGACCAACGTGAAGTTACTGGTTTCAATGATCATTGAAGATAATAAATCTTACAAATCCCTAGTTTTATGCTAGAGATCAAGAAGAGAACACACACATGTGCATGTGCGcgcacatatacatatatatatatatattagataagCAATTCAATAAGAGATCTTGGATCTTGACAGCAGATCATAAAATATTGGTGATCTTTTCAATTTAATAAATGAGGAGTCCACTTTAAAAGTGTCCGCTACAACCACCCCGAATATATACTTCAAtataaattacataaatttaattgatacaataaaaatttttgataaaATGTACGTccgtaataatatatatatattctcttgtactttaaaagaaaaaattacatAACGTCTTACTGAAATTGTGGCCTTAACAATCTTTTCTAAGAGAAGACAATTTCACAAATCCCTAGCTTTATGTTGGAAATTTTATAACATACATGCATGAGGCAAAGCAATTCCTACATTTCTCATCTAAAAGATCAATATAtcattaaatttgaaaaaaaatttatttagattcgatttattataatttaaaatataaatatgtaagattgatttattataattcaaaatatCAATATATAAGGCTTAAATATTAGTAGATTGATCTTCTTTCCTCTATATATATAGTTGTTTTATTTACAAAATTGGAAATAATTGTTAGTATTCTAAATAGTGCATGGGGGAttgttataaattttgaaatttccaagGAATATTATATAATGGTCaacaaaaagagctgaatttttCTTGTTCGGTGAATTCGTTCGACTGAATTGCACACGTATATATGTTACTATTATAATAATTACTCGTTAGAAGAGTTGTTCATCATTCACCATTAATTAAGGTTTCAATTGCAAAagagaaattttcttttcttaattttaagcaatttgagaaaattgattgATGAATTATACAGTTGATTTGTGAATAGAAAATCATTTTTTTAGGAGCAATTAAGAATGATGGCAATTGCAttattatatatagagatagatttTTCATGGATAGGTCTTGATAAATCAATAATAACTAATAGAATCATCCTACACACTATATTTTTCCTATTTGAATGCCACTaatgtataatattaattaaaattagttcAAAAGCAATTTGATATAGAGATTTAGATTCAAAATTGAAGATTTCAATCAGTAATTAAATGTTTTATAATCTCgaaaacattttaaatattattaaattatatatataaaagggtGCTTTGACTTTACTAATAATACCCTTCATGCATTATATTACCTATAAAAATACCAATAAAAATGTATTTATAGTAATTGATGTGTATGTTTATCACTAATAACATAAATAATGATAAACATCCACCACGCAaatgataaattattttatacaaaGCCGTCACTAATACTTTCAGTAATGATAAACTATTTTATATAAATGCGTCACTAATATTTTTAGTGACAAGTTATTTATCGCTAATATTTTCAACAATGAAAaactattaaataaaaataatcacTAATAATTTTTAGCAAGGATTTATCCAtcactaaatttataaataatttaaatttctaatattactacaattaatataaattacaattttaatatcattttaaaaataattgtaattaagataaaaatcctattataatcctatattcttaattttataaatattacttattcattaaaaattatttaatttattacaataaaattaataaatagcaATTAAACTCCAAATCTcacttctaaaaatttatatttttaattattctaaatatttaaaaacttataatattaaattataaaattactattaaaaaataactatttaattaacataattataaaattattattaaaatttaactatttaattaaataaaaaatttgtatTTATATCAATAGATATAAATTCTATACTATTCAAtaacaaatattttatttattataaatttgtagctattttattttaaatatcagTAATAGATGACTTTTACATTTACACTCTCTATTTTCATGCAATAAAAGGATAATTAACTCttacttataatatgatttttttttctttcatcactatatttttatgtgtttttttcTGCAATaggtaaaatatatttataaatttttaaattttttgagtTATAATATGtcatagatattatttttataaggGTAGTTGCACGTGAATATGATTACTAaaattttgttattattgtcaATATCAAAAGAAACAAATATCCTTACAAATTCAATGGTATTGATATAGGTTAACAtagattaattttcttttttttttatatttaatattgatgcaTTCTAAAATATTTAGGattattaatatcatttttacataaaaaaattacattttacatGTAATTGTATGAAATTCTAATTTTCTTTGatctatttaatttaaatatagatgAATTATAGTTTGTTAATATCTTTATATGTAtgaacatattttatttttaatttattagtcaatCTTAGCTAGATTAATGATTTTGACTATaagattataaaaaaattaattatatttatatatatatttatataagaaACTATGCTTctttcaatattaattttaaattattgtggtttaaatttttaaaagaataaaaacaagagaaagataagaaaagaaaaataaaaaaaatatgactACTTGAGAATATTAACTATaaaattaatatgaattaattaaaaatttaatattaaatttatatttatatttatattttaatctacaatgatttaaaaaattaaaatatattatatatgttttaaaattatttgtattaaacaatatgacaatataaaatttcaagatatcaatataataaaataaaaattttataatgataatgCATTAAACTAGaaaatacattttaaaaattatcctatttctaattttataaatgatttttttatattaatttaattatgcaacctgattatgtaaattaatattattttaaattataaaaaatataatatagacaaatcaaacttaacaaaatttaataaatttaattcaataaactaacttgaatttttttaatttattttaatttttaaatatcttcaactatttatatttttaaaacttattatatcattttttattattttacatttaaatttataattatgttattattatatataacacataattttcataaaaatatgatccaataaatttaaattaataaataattttatgtatataattaattaaaataatattaaaattaatatttaatttaaatagttaaatataatatttatagtattatgtcatatataaaaaattgtataaaaaataaattatatatatatatataaaactgaAACAATAACGTGAAAAAAAATTAGTATATAAAATAGGCACTCCATTTTCACTGATCCAATAACATGAATTATTACAAACATCATATATTTAGAATGTTTCTAAATTCCACAAAATTCAAGGTTAAAGATTTGTCATTTTCACGTTTACTTTGTTCCTGAGTTCAAGCTCAATTTATTATGGATCCACCAAATTAGAAATGCATATAGATATATTAGTCCaagctcatttttttttttttttgaaattttttaggttcaaaaaaattatatatattaaatttctcACACTATAATAAGAAATATTATACTATTCATC comes from the Hevea brasiliensis isolate MT/VB/25A 57/8 chromosome 5, ASM3005281v1, whole genome shotgun sequence genome and includes:
- the LOC110647330 gene encoding pro-hevein-like; the encoded protein is MGRVMNICMVVLLCLTGVAIAEQCGRQAGGKLCPNNLCCSQWGWCGSTDEYCSPDHNCQSNCKDSGEGVGGGSASNVLATYHLYNSQDHGWDLNAASAYCSTWDANKPYSWRSKYGWTAFCGPVGAHGQPSCGKCLSVTNTGTGAKTTVRIVDQCSNGGLDLDVNVFRQLDTDGKGYERGHLTVNYQFVDCGDTQVNPLFPIMDH